A single region of the Drosophila ananassae strain 14024-0371.13 chromosome 4 unlocalized genomic scaffold, ASM1763931v2 tig00000073, whole genome shotgun sequence genome encodes:
- the LOC123257903 gene encoding putative ankyrin repeat protein RF_0381 — YTPLHFASELGNEEAVKLFLNKGADINASTNSNLTPLHIATKTGRKTVVKLLLQHGAKVDNQDKDGKTTLHLAVEKGYLMIVEDVLKYCPDINHQSNRSSLKIAVHGYGEEYKKIVEALLEYGLIVNLEDALISYGADINAQDKTGKTPIFYATENADLKITKLLLTNRANVKDNPELLNIAVKKECIEIVEALLQHDTDINASDKYGRTALHFTALSESEGFFGFLTNEDPDINIKGEIAKLLLSKGANINAQTKNGITTLHAAAQKGYTKVVEALLEYNADVNSTVKSDITPLHLSAQQGNEVRGCPETSKRL; from the exons TATACGCCACTACATTTTGCTTCTGAACTAGGCAATGAAGAAGCTGTGAAATTATTCTTGAATAAAGGTGCTGATATTAATGCTAGCACAAATAGTAATTTAACGCCACTTCATATTGCTACCAAAACAGGACGTAAAACAGTTGTAAAGCTGCTCTTACAACATGGAGCTAAAGTTGATAATCAGGACAAAGATGGTAAAACCACACTACACCTCGCTGTTGAAAAAGGATATTTAATGATTGTTGAGGATGTTTTAAAGTATTGTCCTGATATTAATCATCAAAGTAACAGAAGCTCTCTTAAAATCGCAGTGCACGGCTATGGAGAAGAGTATAAAAAGATTGTTGAGGCTCTTCTAGAATATGGTCTTATTGTTAATCTCGAAGATGCA TTGATAAGCTATGGAGCTGATATAAATGCTCAAGACAAAACTGGAAAAACTCCAATATTTTATGCTACTGAGAATGCCGATTTAAAAATTACCAAGCTACTTTTAACTAATAGAGCTAATGTAAAAGATAATCCTGAGCTATTGAATATTGCTGTTAAGAAGGAATGCATAGAAATCGTTGAAGCTCTTTTGCAACACGATACTGATATTAACGCTAGTGATAAATATGGAAGAACAGCATTGCATTTTACTGCTTTAAGTGAGAGTGAAGGTTTTTTTGGATTTCTTACTAATGAAGATCCTGATATTAATATTAAGGGAGAAATTGCTAAACTGCTTCTAAGTAAGGGAGCTAATATAAATGCTCAAACCAAAAATGGTATTACGACGCTTCATGCTGCTGCTCAGAAAGGATATACGAAAGTTGTTGAAGCTCTTTTAGAATATAATGCAGATGTTAATTCTACAGTTAAAAGTGATATAACACCTCTCCATCTTTCTGCTCAACAAGGAAATGAAGTAAGAGGTTGTCCGGAAACAAGTAAAAGGCTATAA